From a region of the Microcebus murinus isolate Inina chromosome 23, M.murinus_Inina_mat1.0, whole genome shotgun sequence genome:
- the IL19 gene encoding interleukin-19 has translation MKLLDVSLWLLGAVLISCSVHTRGLRRCLISTDMHHIEESFQEIKRAIQAQDTFQNVTILSTSETLQSVKPSDTCCVTKNLLAFYVDRVFKDHREPNPRILRKISSIANAFLYMQRTLRRCQEQRLCHCRQEATNATRIVHDNYDQLEIRSAAVKSLGELDVFLAWIDKHHQDTSAA, from the exons ATGAAGTTACTGGACGTTTCCCTCTGGCTCCTGGGCGCAGTGCTCATCTCGTGCTCGGTGCACACCCGTGGTCTCAGGAGGTGTCTGATTTCCACGGACATGCACCATATTGAAGAGAGTTTCCAAGAAATCAAAAGAGCCATC CAAGCTCAGGACACCTTCCAAAACGTCACTATCCTGTCCACATCGGAGACCCTGCAGAGCGTTAAG CCCTCAGACACATGCTGTGTGACCAAGAACCTCCTGGCGTTCTATGTGGACAGGGTGTTCAAGGATCACCGGGAGCCAAACCCCCGAATCTTGAGAAAAATCAGCAGCATTGCCAACGCTTTCCTCTACATGCAGAGAACCCTGCGGCGCTGT CAGGAGCAGAGGCTGTGTCACTGCAGGCAGGAAGCCACCAATGCCACCAGAATCGTTCACGACAACTATGATCAG CTGGAGATCCGCTCCGCCGCTGTGAAGTCCCTGGGAGAGCTCGACGTCTTCCTGGCCTGGATTGACAAGCACCATCAAGACACTTCGGCTGCTTGA